The nucleotide window GaaacttttgtataaaaatattggaaaatttgtTGGCATAGCGAGCACTATGCTGgttgataagaaaaaatgtcTCTTGGAAAATGTACTTCTGAAGAAGTATGATTTTGTGGCAAATGCCAAACACCTCAAGAGGAAATTCAATCATCAGTGGCTGCACGCATATTCACCATGGCTAGGTTAATCAAAGTCTACTCAAAAGTAATTTCTGTAGATAATGTGTGTTGTTTACACCGTCAGCCAGAACAATGAGAGGTGATTGGAGTTCTTTTTCCATCAGACCTTTCACTAAGTACAAGGATGTGCATGATTATTGCAAAGCACATTTACAGTCCTAGGGACATAAGACTGCAAATGAATCTGCAAAATCTTTCATGGAGCATGTTCCAGGGAACATCCAACTTCAcgaaaatgaatagaaaaaaacaaaaaagtactgtCCTCAATTGTTTCCTGCCTGGCACACATGATTTACTCTCGGAGGCAAAGATCTGGATGAATGCGTACTtatcaaattatgaaatttaggCTTTGAAACAGATGATTAACAAGTAAAAGACATTTTTGAACATGGACCGAAAAATGTATCATTCCAATCACCTATcatccaaaatgaaataattgataaatgtgGCACTAAATCAGGGTACACATTAGCACAAAGGATAGTGTTTACAGCATTTTGGCTGAAGTAAACCTTGGGTATTTCTGACAAAGAACAGCTGTCTATTGGATTATGTTTCTTTTATGAAAAGATCAATGAAACTGAAGGACTTTTAGATTTTATAGAGCTTAAAGGACGTAATACTGTGAGTATTTTCAAAGCCAGTGAAGATTTTTTGACAAACTTACACCTAGACCCTAAGTTTGTGGGGGTTAGACTTCGATGTATATTTAATCATATCTAGGAATGAAGgaggtacccaccgggttggtctagtggtgaacgcgtcttcccaaatcagctgatttggaagccgagagttccagcgttcaagtcctagtaaagccagttatttttacaaggatttgaatactagatcatggataccggtgttctttggtggttgggtttcaattaaccacacatctcaggaatagtcgaactgataatgtacaagactacacttcatttacactcatacatatcatcctcattcgtcctctgaagtattatctaaacggtagttactggaggctaaacaggagaaaaagaGGAATGAAGGAGGTGTGCAGGCAATCTTgaaacaaaagtacaaaaaaccCTTCTACTTCCATTGCTCTTCTCACAAGCTTAACCTTTGTAAATAACTTAAACGTTATCCCAGAAATTCGTAACTGTGTTAGAACTGAACTATCAAGGCGATAATCACATTTTTTCACGAGTATGTTTTACGATGCAAGCTTATTGCTAGCATTACTAAATTGTGTAAAACTGGGTAGTCATAGAAATAAGAGTATTCGTATTTTTAAGGATCATTTCATTGACATTGTTAATATGTTAGAGACCTTCGCTGAAAAGGAAAATACAGCAACAAGAAAAAATGCATATTTGCATGCAGCAGCATGCATTCTTCATTTATTGTGCCAGTAACATTAATTCCTAAGTATTGCACTTCAATTGAAGATACTTGACGTAATCAAAGCCAAGCATTCAAACTATTCCTACATGCTATGAAATCATTGGGAAGGTGTGGAGAACATCATAGCTGCTGTTTTAAAAGAAGCAAGCGACATTTTAATGGAACTGAATTTTAATGAACTGGTTGATATAACCGCCGCCATTGCTGGCGTCATTGTTGGCCATTGCTGGCCAACATAGAATCAATCATGCATCCGAATTTTGTAAAAGGCAATAATTCCTTACTTGGACTCCATCATTTCAACTTTAGAAGTCAGAATTTATGCAGACAAATTGCCTTAATTTTCATTGATAAACTTCCATTCGAGTAACATTGTAGGAATGGAGTGAAAGTACTTCATATTGTGCAACTTTCTACAATTTAGAAGTAATTGAGGAGAAAGGGGATTGTGGTTCAAAACGTGGAATGAAGTACAGTAAGCGCCAGACATAATTGGGGTTTAAAAAAGAACGAATCGATTTCCCGACTATTAGAAAGACCCTGCTGATATTTCTTTCACTGCCTAAACAACAAGTTCTATAGAGCTTTAATTTAGCTACCTTCTTCAAATTAAAACATGGCTAAGAAATAACATAGGTGAAAACAGGTTAAATGAATTAGCTATGTTAAGCGTTCACCAACAATATGTTTTTGCTAACAAGGAATAATTAGTTGAAGCTGTAGTTAGAGGATTTGCATCTAATCCTCGCAAACTATtggtacaaaattattatttttttaaataaatatttgaaaaatattatattaaaatatttgaaccaTTAGTTAGGTATTATTGCATAACAAAAGCAATCTTTTGTTATGCTTAATAAGTGTCAAGCAAAATTGAaagaacttcttttttctttagaatgAGTTCTTTTCTCCCtgtttaatataagtaatttaaaggaaaaaagtttcattcaacttgtaaaaaaaaatctgcactaGATCTTAACATACTGTAAATTTTACCCGTCTCTCAGAAGCAGCTTTTAAAGAGATCTTTATTTTCTGTTGTCATATCAGACAGCGAGTTCAAGAATTTTTACACATACTGTAATGCTTGAGAAACATATACTCATATAATAATTACTAGGGTAAGTCAAAAAGTgaagggaaattttgattttccTCCCAATAACATGTATGTTAGCaatgattaataaattgaataaattaatttattgaataataaataacaaacggAATCTAATAACAAAAGGTATTATTGCATAGTTAAATTCAGAAAGCTGCAGCCCCTTCCGTTTTGAACTGTGTACACACCTGAATTAAAATACTACTTCAGTGTTGTTATCGCCACTTGTTGACTTTTTTATACGATTGAAATTTTCTAAACCgaccaaaatttatatttttaattattttaattgacaaTAAAGGTGAATTCAGAATTAGAAGGAACTGAGGAGAAAAGGGATTGTGGTTCAAAACGTGAAACGTTTCACTTAAACAGCTGGAGGCTCCTatattctttcaaaatgttttaattaatctaGCATTATTGCAGTTCTATTTtgtacgtttttaatttattattagtgaatAGAAATAGGCGTTCAGAAACAAAAGTACTACTTTCAAAATTGTGTAATCGTATAAAGTCATCACAAACCTTTATGGGAAAGCCCGGCATTCTTAGATTCTGAAGGCGTTGATGACTTAGTTCACCAAAGCCGAAAAACGGACATGGCGTTTATCAGCTGGTGAATGTTTACGTTTTTTTCGCTGTATAGTAGTTTTAGTGTGTTGTTTTTGATTGACCTGTTTGtgaattcttttcatttaacattatgcataaaatatgtatttatttttgtgaacataTGTAGCATCCGCgctattgttttattgtttagaGATAGGTTGATATTTGAAATTTCGTTTAGCCGGGTGTGTTATTTTCTTAAGTATTGTGTGTATTGCTGTTAATAATGACAGAATATAAGTTGGTTGTAGTCGGAGCTGGTGGTGTGGGTAAAAGTGCTTTAACGATTCAGTTGATTCAGAATCACTTTGTTGATGAGTATGATCCAACTATTGAAGATTCGTATAGGAAACAAGTGGTCATTGATGGAGAAACATGTTTATTAGATATATTAGATACTGCAGGCCAAGAAGAGTACAGTGCGATGAGGGATCAGTATATGAGAACGGGGGAAGGATTTCTATTGGTATTTGCCGTAAATAGTGCAAAATCGTTTGAAGACATTGGAACTTATAGGGAACAGATAAAAAGGGTAAAAGATGCTGAAGAGGTACCTATGGTTTTAGTAGGAAATAAGTGTGATCTGCCTTCGTGGGCAGTAGACATGACCGAAGCTCGGGAAGTTGCTAAACAGTATGGTGTTGCTTTTGTGGAGACTTCAGCAAAGACACGAATGGGGGTTGATGATGCCTTTTATACTCTAGTTCGTGAGATAAGGAAGGATAAAGAACAGCGTGGAAAAGAAAAACGCAAAAGGATGAGAGGCAACAGTAGACGGAAACGTTGttggatattataaaatagaactaTATGgtgagtaattaatattaaatatttcatttatattaaaataaatttattttgtaaatgtaaggTATGGAAAAGGGTTTAGtcacttttaaattacatataatgatCTTATATTTAGgcataagaataataaaacattatttactcacaaaaaatgtagtttattttaaaatcagaatattaCTAAATGCCCACCATTTCTTCCATGCATTTCCTGACCATGTATGTTATTTGTATGTAGTTTT belongs to Lycorma delicatula isolate Av1 chromosome 1, ASM4794821v1, whole genome shotgun sequence and includes:
- the Ras85D gene encoding GTPase ras-like protein 1, giving the protein MTEYKLVVVGAGGVGKSALTIQLIQNHFVDEYDPTIEDSYRKQVVIDGETCLLDILDTAGQEEYSAMRDQYMRTGEGFLLVFAVNSAKSFEDIGTYREQIKRVKDAEEVPMVLVGNKCDLPSWAVDMTEAREVAKQYGVAFVETSAKTRMGVDDAFYTLVREIRKDKEQRGKEKRKRMRGNSRRKRCWIL